A window of Pedobacter lusitanus contains these coding sequences:
- a CDS encoding PA0069 family radical SAM protein, whose product MISSEKPEDQYLKGRGAQFNPHNHFLNHSYVKEHSEGIDDWENENHKTSFIIGKSKSIVNKVASPDVGMAYSLNPYQGCEHGCIYCYARNSHEYWGFSAGLDFERKIIVKKDAPQLFKKFLDRKGWNAETISLSGNTDCYQPAEREFKLTRQLLEIALDYKQPIGMITKNALILRDLDILQEMAKQNLCLVYLSINSLDEKLRLKMEPRTTTIRQRLKVVEELSKAGIPTGVMVAPLVPGLSDHEIPAILKTIASCGAESAGYTIVRLNGAIGSVFEDWLRQNFPDRFDKVWHMIQSCHGGQVNDSRFGDRMRGEGNIAKLIQDTFRLHCRINHLNVKRVHLNSSLFHIPKPQLSLF is encoded by the coding sequence ATGATTTCATCTGAAAAGCCGGAAGACCAATACCTGAAAGGAAGGGGTGCACAATTTAATCCTCATAATCATTTTCTGAATCATTCCTATGTCAAAGAACATAGTGAAGGAATCGATGACTGGGAAAATGAAAACCATAAAACAAGCTTTATTATTGGCAAATCAAAGTCAATTGTCAATAAAGTGGCTAGCCCTGATGTGGGGATGGCTTATTCCCTGAATCCTTATCAGGGCTGTGAGCATGGCTGTATTTATTGTTATGCCAGGAACTCGCATGAATACTGGGGTTTCAGTGCAGGGTTGGATTTCGAGAGAAAAATCATTGTTAAAAAAGATGCGCCGCAGCTATTCAAAAAATTTCTGGACCGCAAAGGCTGGAATGCAGAAACGATTTCCCTATCTGGCAATACAGACTGTTATCAGCCTGCTGAACGTGAGTTTAAGTTAACCAGACAATTGCTGGAAATTGCACTGGATTACAAACAGCCTATAGGGATGATTACAAAAAATGCATTGATTTTACGTGATCTGGATATCCTGCAGGAAATGGCCAAACAAAATCTCTGTCTGGTTTACCTGTCTATTAACAGTCTGGATGAAAAGCTGAGATTAAAAATGGAGCCACGTACTACAACAATCAGACAAAGACTAAAAGTAGTGGAAGAGCTGAGTAAAGCCGGTATTCCAACCGGTGTAATGGTAGCCCCTCTAGTCCCGGGGCTGAGTGATCATGAAATCCCGGCTATTCTGAAGACAATTGCCTCCTGTGGAGCAGAAAGTGCCGGTTATACTATTGTAAGACTAAATGGCGCTATAGGTTCAGTTTTTGAAGACTGGCTACGTCAGAATTTCCCGGATCGTTTTGACAAGGTATGGCATATGATACAGTCCTGTCATGGTGGACAGGTCAATGACAGCCGTTTTGGCGATAGAATGAGAGGCGAAGGTAATATTGCAAAACTCATTCAAGACACCTTCAGACTACACTGCAGAATCAATCACTTAAATGTTAAAAGAGTACATCTCAACTCAAGTTTGTTCCATATACCCAAACCTCAGTTAAGTCTGTTCTAG
- a CDS encoding ATP-dependent Clp protease ATP-binding subunit yields MEAKFSPQVKDVISFSREEALRLGHDYIGAEHLLLGLIREGDGMAIKILKSLGVDTSKLRRSIEEAVRGTSSVTVNLGNIPLTKQAEKVLKITYLEAKIFKSDLIGTEHLLLSILRDDDNIASQILLQYSINYEIFKQEVEVNKNGFRDETQGSASTGGDDDYREEESFSSPKKVSDIKSKTPVLDNFGRDLTKAAEEGRLDPIVGREKEIERVSQILSRRKKNNPILIGEPGVGKSAIAEGLALRIVQRKVSRVLFNKRVVTLDLASLVAGTKYRGQFEERMKAVMNELEKSTDVILFIDEIHTIVGAGGASGSLDASNMFKPALARGEIQCIGATTLDEYRQYIEKDGALDRRFQKVMIEPASPDETIEILNRIKEKYEEHHGVTYTNEAINACVALTTRYITDRFLPDKAIDALDEAGSRVHLTNIHVPENIIDIENKIENIKVEKNKVVKSQKYEEAAKLRDTEKNLLEELDRAKTEWEAETKTKRYTVTEDNVAEVVSMMTGIPLQRVGQTDSVKLLNMYDTIATKIIGQDDAIKKLSKAIQRTRAGLKDPKKPIGSFIFLGPTGVGKTELAKELARFMFDSDDSLIQIDMSEYMEKFAVSRLVGAPPGYVGYEEGGQLTEKVRRKPYAVILLDEIEKAHPDVFNILLQVLDEGQLTDSLGRKVDFRNTIIIMTSNIGARQLKDFGQGIGFSTNAKTNQVDAHSRGVIENALKRAFAPEFLNRVDDVVVFNTLGKDEIFKIIDIELKSLFGRVHNLGYEVKLTDVAKDFIADKGFDSNFGARPLKRAIQKYLEDPIAEEILKGEINDGDILEIDYNKETDLIVVENKSPGKKKKKEEGSIE; encoded by the coding sequence ATGGAAGCTAAATTTTCACCACAGGTAAAAGACGTGATTTCGTTTAGCAGGGAAGAAGCCCTGAGATTAGGTCATGATTATATAGGCGCTGAACATCTTTTGTTAGGTCTGATTCGCGAAGGCGATGGAATGGCTATCAAAATATTGAAGTCGCTGGGGGTTGATACATCTAAATTGCGCCGCTCAATAGAGGAGGCAGTAAGAGGTACTTCCAGTGTTACGGTTAATCTGGGAAATATCCCTTTGACCAAACAAGCCGAAAAAGTATTAAAAATCACTTATCTGGAAGCCAAAATTTTCAAGAGTGATTTAATAGGAACGGAGCATTTGCTGTTATCTATCCTTCGTGATGATGATAATATCGCATCTCAGATATTATTACAGTATAGCATCAACTACGAAATCTTCAAACAGGAAGTGGAAGTAAATAAAAATGGTTTCAGAGATGAAACTCAGGGTAGCGCTTCTACAGGTGGTGATGATGATTATCGTGAAGAAGAAAGCTTCAGCAGTCCAAAAAAAGTTTCTGATATAAAATCCAAAACTCCTGTTCTGGATAATTTTGGAAGAGACCTGACAAAAGCTGCAGAAGAAGGTCGTCTGGATCCTATTGTAGGTCGTGAAAAAGAGATTGAGCGTGTTTCTCAAATCCTTTCCCGCCGTAAAAAGAATAACCCTATTTTGATTGGTGAGCCAGGTGTGGGTAAATCAGCAATTGCTGAAGGACTTGCATTGCGCATCGTTCAGCGTAAGGTATCAAGAGTATTGTTCAACAAACGTGTAGTGACGTTAGATCTTGCTTCTTTAGTAGCAGGTACTAAATATCGCGGTCAGTTTGAAGAACGTATGAAAGCAGTCATGAATGAACTGGAGAAATCAACTGATGTAATATTATTCATTGATGAAATCCATACTATTGTTGGTGCTGGTGGAGCTTCTGGTTCGCTGGATGCTTCCAATATGTTCAAACCTGCTTTAGCCAGAGGTGAAATACAATGTATTGGTGCAACTACTCTGGATGAATACCGTCAGTATATAGAGAAAGATGGAGCCCTGGATCGTCGTTTCCAGAAGGTTATGATTGAGCCTGCTTCACCTGATGAAACTATTGAGATCCTGAACCGTATTAAAGAGAAGTATGAGGAACATCATGGTGTTACTTACACAAATGAGGCAATAAATGCCTGTGTTGCGCTGACTACCAGATATATCACTGACAGATTCCTTCCGGATAAAGCTATTGATGCTCTGGATGAAGCTGGTTCAAGAGTTCACTTAACTAATATTCATGTTCCGGAAAATATCATTGATATTGAGAACAAGATTGAAAATATTAAGGTTGAGAAAAATAAAGTTGTAAAAAGCCAGAAATATGAGGAGGCTGCAAAACTAAGAGATACAGAGAAAAATCTTTTAGAAGAGCTCGATCGTGCAAAAACTGAGTGGGAAGCCGAAACTAAAACTAAACGTTACACTGTAACTGAGGATAATGTTGCTGAGGTTGTTTCTATGATGACTGGTATTCCTTTACAACGTGTTGGCCAGACTGATAGTGTGAAATTGCTGAATATGTATGACACTATTGCTACTAAAATTATTGGTCAGGACGATGCGATCAAAAAATTAAGTAAAGCTATTCAACGTACAAGAGCAGGATTAAAAGACCCTAAAAAACCTATTGGTTCATTTATTTTCTTAGGTCCTACCGGTGTTGGTAAAACTGAGCTGGCTAAAGAACTTGCAAGATTTATGTTCGACAGCGATGATTCACTGATCCAGATCGATATGAGTGAGTACATGGAGAAATTCGCTGTATCACGTTTAGTGGGAGCGCCTCCGGGATATGTTGGTTATGAAGAAGGTGGACAGTTAACTGAAAAAGTACGTCGCAAACCATATGCAGTTATCTTATTGGATGAGATTGAGAAAGCTCACCCTGATGTGTTTAATATTCTGTTACAGGTATTGGACGAAGGTCAGCTGACTGATAGTTTAGGTCGCAAGGTCGATTTCAGAAATACTATCATCATTATGACTTCCAATATTGGTGCACGTCAGCTTAAAGATTTCGGTCAGGGTATTGGTTTCTCTACCAATGCAAAAACGAATCAGGTAGACGCTCATTCAAGAGGTGTAATTGAGAATGCATTGAAACGTGCTTTTGCTCCTGAATTCCTGAATCGTGTTGACGACGTAGTTGTATTCAATACTTTAGGTAAAGATGAGATCTTCAAAATCATTGATATTGAACTTAAATCTTTATTTGGCAGAGTACATAACTTAGGTTATGAAGTGAAATTAACTGATGTGGCAAAAGATTTTATTGCTGACAAAGGTTTTGACAGTAACTTCGGTGCCCGTCCGTTGAAACGTGCTATTCAGAAATACCTGGAAGATCCTATTGCTGAGGAAATCCTTAAAGGTGAAATCAATGATGGGGATATACTTGAAATTGATTACAATAAAGAAACTGATCTGATTGTAGTTGAAAATAAGAGCCCTGGTAAGAAGAAGAAAAAAGAAGAAGGAAGTATAGAGTAA
- a CDS encoding Crp/Fnr family transcriptional regulator, whose protein sequence is MYNHILNNIAKHISLDKEETDHFISFLKPRKVSRKELILQQGEICKYINFVDSGILRAYYPDKTGKQSTIMFAVTDWWITDMFCFIHQQPAMLTIEAIEESIILQLSKESLDNLYIRIPKFETFFRIIFQNAYIREQLRTIQNLSLPAEERYQIFRDKYPQVIRQITQKQIASYLGITPEFLSMIRANKHKK, encoded by the coding sequence TTGTATAATCATATTTTAAATAACATTGCCAAACATATTTCACTGGATAAGGAAGAAACTGATCATTTCATTTCGTTCTTAAAACCGCGAAAAGTCTCCCGAAAGGAACTGATACTTCAGCAGGGAGAAATTTGTAAGTATATCAATTTTGTAGATTCCGGTATTTTAAGAGCTTATTATCCTGATAAAACAGGTAAGCAGTCAACTATTATGTTTGCTGTTACCGACTGGTGGATAACCGACATGTTTTGTTTTATTCATCAACAACCAGCAATGCTGACTATTGAGGCGATAGAAGAAAGTATCATTCTGCAGCTATCAAAAGAAAGCCTTGATAACCTATATATCAGGATACCTAAATTTGAAACGTTTTTCCGCATAATCTTTCAAAACGCTTATATCAGAGAGCAGCTAAGGACTATACAAAATCTTTCTCTTCCTGCCGAAGAACGTTATCAGATCTTTAGGGATAAATATCCCCAGGTAATCAGACAGATTACCCAAAAACAGATTGCTTCGTATCTTGGTATTACCCCAGAATTTTTAAGTATGATCCGGGCTAATAAACACAAAAAGTAA
- a CDS encoding DUF4406 domain-containing protein, whose product MLILIAGPYRSGTNDDPKLMQQNLSKLEAAALPLFRLGHIPVIGEWVALPLLHLAGSTKPGDEAYEEILYPVAHRLLLKCDAVLRLEGASKGADEDVRIAKERGLKVYYALEDVPRAE is encoded by the coding sequence ATGTTAATACTTATAGCAGGTCCTTACCGCAGCGGAACAAATGACGATCCTAAATTAATGCAACAAAACCTAAGTAAATTAGAAGCAGCGGCATTACCCTTATTCAGACTAGGGCATATTCCAGTAATTGGTGAATGGGTTGCACTCCCTTTACTTCACCTGGCAGGCTCGACTAAACCTGGTGATGAAGCTTATGAAGAAATTCTCTATCCTGTAGCCCACCGTTTACTTTTAAAGTGTGATGCTGTTCTTCGGCTTGAAGGTGCTTCAAAGGGAGCAGATGAAGATGTCAGAATTGCAAAAGAAAGAGGCTTAAAAGTTTATTACGCTCTGGAAGATGTACCACGTGCAGAATAA
- a CDS encoding outer membrane beta-barrel protein, whose protein sequence is MLCSYTVKAQTTHRLTGTVIDSLKDVVSGADVFIIADKDTLSSITNTHGRFIFSGFKADRISLLVMSVGFKPYTRSFQYKEGQQNMDLDMIVLDLESNLLDEVVINGRDKPIKFKKDTIEYNASFYQVSENDRVEDLLRQLPGIEVDEHGNTTTMGKPLQKLRVNGEDFFTSNVKDFISQLPASVIDKVEIINDFGDEANFTGMKTGEPQKMLNLVTKAGQNRGTFGNALLSGGTNKRYGLQGNGNLWEGSQQIGFSSSSNNTNNEAGVNTAVAAGVNYRDKLSTGVTASAGYNYTYNKNLSQQLNSTETVTTEGTIKNDSKSAAKSADNNHNINFNIQSIANKSYFQASLGGSLAIKNRDGDIFSKQTGLILQDLQSASGSNTKTPNLNGNFVWARSMEKPGRSMSAGVVVSSGINQVSDDLRNKISYYDKHTSQLVKDSLVNRFVDTENRTNMVTADFRYSEPLKSRSDSSVKRNIDFSYFFSLSKTRNSLYTKVDNSTGRTSVVDSLSSIYSSSFMFQRFAISYRYQAERLNYSLGVTAQPSLLTGQYAGNEDRISHFELNLSPIVNLSYNLSNWDNVAFVYTGSSTAPDFYQLQPVPNISNLQNVIIGNPNLKSSFTHSGNLSYQHTDEQNGSTLQLALNGSVVEDQVVSNVVLIKDTLNSLKQETHYANANGAYLIGSMYSYSLPFSKNKFNAELRGTFDYINMISYANNDLNQNRNINFSQTLKLRMNQRRLTLSTSATYTYSSNRYSIELLKLRNIETWQFNWSGRAFLNKNFSLNADVSKRINSGYSLTVANPLLINLSLEKILFKNRQGTVSLQAYDLLNQGNNLVRSISDNSITDSRYNQITRYFLVSFNYRLQNFGHKKTR, encoded by the coding sequence TTGCTGTGTTCCTATACTGTTAAGGCGCAAACCACACACAGATTAACAGGAACAGTAATTGATTCTTTAAAAGATGTAGTGTCAGGAGCTGATGTTTTTATCATTGCAGATAAGGACACGCTCTCTTCGATTACCAATACCCACGGCAGATTTATTTTCTCAGGTTTTAAAGCTGACCGGATTTCTCTTCTGGTTATGAGTGTGGGCTTTAAACCCTATACCAGATCTTTTCAGTATAAGGAAGGACAGCAAAATATGGATCTGGATATGATTGTCCTTGATCTGGAGTCAAACCTGCTTGATGAAGTTGTAATCAACGGGAGAGATAAGCCTATAAAATTTAAAAAAGATACGATTGAATATAATGCTTCTTTTTACCAGGTCTCTGAAAATGACAGGGTAGAAGATCTGCTGCGGCAATTGCCCGGTATCGAAGTTGATGAGCATGGGAATACCACAACTATGGGTAAACCCCTGCAGAAACTAAGAGTAAACGGAGAAGACTTCTTTACAAGTAATGTCAAAGATTTTATCAGTCAGCTTCCGGCCAGCGTGATAGACAAAGTGGAGATTATTAATGATTTCGGGGATGAAGCTAATTTTACCGGAATGAAAACTGGAGAACCACAGAAGATGCTGAATCTGGTAACCAAGGCCGGGCAAAACCGCGGAACTTTCGGTAATGCCCTTTTGAGTGGGGGTACAAATAAGCGTTATGGTCTGCAGGGCAATGGGAATTTATGGGAGGGGAGTCAGCAGATTGGGTTTAGCAGCAGTTCAAATAACACAAATAATGAAGCCGGTGTAAATACTGCAGTAGCAGCTGGCGTCAACTACAGAGATAAACTGTCTACTGGGGTTACCGCAAGTGCAGGTTATAATTATACCTATAATAAAAACTTATCACAGCAGTTGAATTCAACTGAAACTGTTACTACCGAAGGAACAATCAAGAATGACTCGAAATCAGCTGCTAAATCAGCGGATAACAACCACAATATCAATTTTAACATACAATCAATTGCAAACAAAAGTTATTTTCAGGCTTCTCTGGGTGGGTCTTTAGCTATAAAGAACAGAGACGGAGATATATTTTCAAAGCAAACAGGACTTATCCTGCAGGACTTGCAGAGCGCCAGCGGATCTAATACCAAGACGCCTAATCTGAATGGTAATTTTGTCTGGGCAAGAAGTATGGAGAAGCCAGGAAGAAGTATGTCTGCGGGTGTCGTGGTAAGTAGTGGAATCAATCAGGTTAGCGATGATCTGCGGAATAAGATTAGTTATTATGATAAGCATACCAGTCAATTGGTAAAAGATTCACTAGTAAACCGTTTTGTAGACACCGAAAACCGGACAAATATGGTTACTGCAGATTTCAGATATAGTGAGCCTTTAAAATCCCGCAGTGACTCATCAGTTAAAAGAAATATTGATTTTTCCTATTTCTTCTCTCTGAGCAAAACCAGAAATAGTTTATACACAAAGGTTGATAATAGTACCGGCAGAACCAGCGTTGTAGATTCCCTGAGTTCTATATACTCTTCCTCATTTATGTTTCAGCGGTTTGCGATAAGTTATCGTTATCAGGCGGAACGCCTTAATTATAGTCTTGGAGTAACTGCACAACCAAGTTTACTTACAGGGCAATACGCCGGAAATGAAGATAGGATCAGTCATTTTGAACTCAATCTTTCACCTATTGTTAATCTGAGTTATAATCTGTCAAATTGGGATAATGTAGCTTTTGTTTATACAGGGAGCAGTACGGCACCTGATTTTTATCAGCTGCAGCCAGTTCCGAATATCAGTAATCTTCAGAATGTTATCATTGGTAATCCAAATCTGAAATCAAGTTTTACGCACTCAGGAAATCTGAGTTATCAGCACACCGATGAACAGAATGGCTCTACCCTGCAACTGGCGCTAAATGGATCTGTTGTAGAAGACCAGGTAGTTAGTAATGTTGTCCTTATCAAAGATACTTTGAATAGCTTAAAACAAGAGACGCATTATGCAAATGCAAATGGTGCATATTTGATAGGGAGTATGTATTCCTATTCCCTGCCTTTTTCGAAGAATAAATTCAATGCAGAACTAAGAGGCACATTTGATTATATCAATATGATCTCTTATGCGAATAATGATCTGAATCAGAATAGGAATATCAATTTTTCACAAACACTGAAATTGAGGATGAATCAGCGCAGACTGACTTTATCAACTTCGGCAACTTATACCTATAGCAGCAACCGTTATTCTATTGAATTGCTCAAACTGAGAAATATTGAGACCTGGCAATTTAACTGGAGCGGCCGTGCTTTTCTGAATAAGAATTTTTCGCTGAATGCGGATGTTTCAAAAAGGATTAACTCTGGTTATTCGCTCACGGTAGCAAATCCATTGCTGATTAATCTTAGTCTGGAGAAAATTTTATTTAAAAACAGACAGGGTACTGTCTCTTTACAGGCTTATGATTTGCTGAACCAGGGTAATAACCTGGTTAGAAGTATATCTGATAATTCGATTACCGATAGTCGGTATAATCAAATTACCAGATATTTCCTCGTTAGCTTTAATTATCGCCTTCAGAATTTTGGTCATAAAAAGACCAGGTAA
- a CDS encoding DUF1456 family protein, whose amino-acid sequence MSNNDILKKLRVALELNNEDIIKILELVNFKVTKSELGSFFRSDDHPNFKPCGDQILRNFLNGLVIFKRGPRVGKPTPPAID is encoded by the coding sequence ATGAGCAACAACGACATTTTAAAGAAACTTCGCGTAGCGCTGGAGTTGAATAATGAAGATATTATTAAGATCCTTGAACTGGTAAATTTTAAAGTAACCAAAAGTGAATTGGGGTCATTTTTCAGGAGTGATGATCATCCTAATTTTAAACCATGCGGTGATCAGATCCTTCGTAATTTTCTCAATGGATTAGTGATCTTTAAAAGAGGTCCAAGAGTCGGGAAACCGACTCCTCCAGCTATTGATTAA
- a CDS encoding DEAD/DEAH box helicase yields the protein MMVEKVLGNLKITSLNEMQQASIAATDSGKDVVLLAPTGSGKTLGFLLPVLKKLNTATKGVQALVLVPSRELALQIEQVFKQMGTGFKVNCCYGGHPVKTERNNFEQPPALLIGTPGRIAYHLRKENFDESSITTLVLDEFDKALEFGFQEDMAYIIGTLRSLKQRMLTSATQMEVIPEFTGLKSPAEINFLKDVKVAPDLKLKKVMTTAEDKLDTLFELICKIGNKTTLLFCNHRETVDRISDLLIDKDLAHDIFHGGMEQDERERALLKFRNGSIKILITTDLASRGLDIPEVEYIIHYQLPYTEDAFLHRNGRTARMNAKGTAYLIMTEEEKYPFLKSDIEIEKLKGNYQLPKDSQWQTLYIAAGKKDKVNKIDIVGLLLKKGGLEKDDVGLIEVKDQSSYVAVKRNMVHKVLAALANERIKNKKVKIEVAM from the coding sequence ATGATGGTAGAAAAGGTATTGGGTAATTTAAAAATCACTTCTTTAAATGAAATGCAGCAGGCTTCTATCGCTGCTACAGACAGTGGAAAAGATGTAGTTTTGCTTGCACCAACAGGTTCGGGTAAAACACTTGGTTTTTTATTACCTGTTTTAAAAAAATTGAATACTGCCACAAAAGGGGTACAGGCATTGGTATTAGTTCCTTCCAGAGAACTTGCTTTACAAATCGAACAGGTATTTAAGCAAATGGGTACTGGTTTTAAAGTTAACTGCTGTTATGGCGGACATCCGGTAAAAACCGAGAGAAATAATTTTGAACAGCCTCCTGCTTTGCTTATTGGTACACCAGGGAGAATTGCTTATCATTTGAGAAAAGAAAACTTTGATGAATCATCTATTACTACTTTAGTTCTGGATGAGTTTGATAAAGCACTTGAATTTGGTTTTCAGGAAGATATGGCTTACATAATTGGTACGTTGCGATCACTAAAACAGCGTATGCTTACTTCTGCAACACAAATGGAAGTTATTCCTGAATTTACCGGTCTTAAGTCTCCTGCAGAGATCAATTTTCTTAAAGATGTTAAGGTTGCACCAGATTTGAAACTGAAAAAGGTGATGACCACTGCTGAGGATAAGCTGGACACGCTGTTTGAGCTGATCTGTAAAATCGGAAATAAAACTACGCTTCTTTTTTGTAATCACAGGGAAACTGTAGATCGTATCAGTGACCTGCTTATTGATAAAGATCTTGCGCATGATATCTTTCATGGCGGAATGGAGCAGGATGAAAGAGAACGGGCTTTATTAAAATTCAGAAATGGAAGTATTAAAATATTAATTACTACAGATCTGGCCTCACGCGGACTGGATATTCCTGAAGTAGAATATATTATTCACTACCAGTTACCCTATACGGAAGATGCCTTCTTACATAGAAATGGTCGTACTGCCCGTATGAATGCCAAGGGAACTGCTTATTTGATTATGACTGAGGAAGAAAAGTACCCGTTTCTGAAAAGTGATATAGAAATTGAAAAATTAAAAGGAAATTATCAGTTGCCAAAAGATAGTCAGTGGCAAACTCTGTATATCGCTGCTGGTAAAAAAGATAAGGTGAATAAAATTGATATCGTTGGCTTACTGCTTAAAAAAGGCGGGTTAGAGAAAGATGATGTTGGATTAATTGAAGTCAAAGATCAAAGTTCATATGTTGCTGTAAAACGTAATATGGTCCATAAGGTCCTTGCAGCTCTGGCCAACGAGAGAATAAAAAATAAGAAAGTTAAGATAGAAGTAGCGATGTAA
- a CDS encoding glycoside hydrolase family 15 protein, giving the protein MDRHTYQTGIIGNCAFLAHINKNTNIDWLCWPRFDSSFVFGGLLDKEQGGEFSILPHGEYASEQYYMENTNILCTVITNEEGKYRITDFAPRFYQHERFYKPLMLIRKIEPLEGNPRIKVSCNPVFNYGEGKQQGSRGSNHIHFTGDENDMQLSTNISLSYIEDERHFALNDTKYLILTYGHDLNAPIESTAERFLTETRKYWRTWIKHSTIAGFHQSLVIRSALVLKIHQYEDTGAIIAASTTSLPESPGSTRNWDYRYCWMRDTYYVITSLNHVGHFEEMERYFNYITDISFRDDKRYQPLFGIAGERVLTERILTNLKGYMGNQPVRVGNQAYEHIQNDIYGQVLISMLPLYTDNRFVFSERKDSAIWLDYLLTKIERTIDEKDAGIWEFRNLANMHCYTNLFQWAGAKAALKMARTIGNKEFEERAGQLIDRAAVHIEACYDPERKVYNHAVGSAHLDASTLQLILMNYLDSGSQRAKDHLIALEQELKGANGLFYRYRHTDDFGKPKTTFLICAFWYVEALAIVGRLDDAVREFELLIGYGNHLDLFAEDVDENDGSQWGNFPQAYSHVGLMNAAHRIAIKLDKPVFL; this is encoded by the coding sequence ATGGACAGACATACCTATCAAACAGGGATAATCGGGAACTGTGCCTTCCTCGCTCATATTAACAAAAACACTAATATTGATTGGTTATGCTGGCCAAGATTTGACAGCTCTTTCGTATTTGGCGGACTACTTGACAAAGAGCAGGGCGGAGAATTCTCTATCCTCCCCCACGGTGAATATGCATCTGAACAATATTACATGGAAAATACTAATATTCTGTGTACTGTAATCACCAATGAAGAAGGGAAATACCGGATTACCGATTTTGCACCAAGATTCTATCAGCATGAACGCTTCTATAAGCCACTGATGTTAATCCGTAAAATTGAACCTCTTGAAGGTAATCCAAGGATTAAAGTTAGCTGTAATCCGGTTTTCAACTATGGTGAAGGAAAACAACAGGGCTCAAGAGGAAGTAATCATATCCATTTTACCGGAGATGAAAATGACATGCAGTTAAGTACAAATATTTCACTTTCATATATTGAGGATGAAAGACATTTTGCGCTGAATGACACTAAATACCTCATACTTACTTACGGGCATGATTTAAATGCACCGATTGAAAGTACCGCCGAAAGATTCCTCACTGAAACAAGAAAATACTGGCGAACATGGATTAAACACTCCACAATAGCAGGTTTTCATCAGTCACTGGTTATCCGTTCGGCATTAGTCCTGAAAATTCACCAATATGAGGATACCGGTGCTATAATTGCAGCCAGCACAACCAGCCTGCCGGAATCTCCGGGAAGCACCCGCAACTGGGACTACCGTTATTGCTGGATGAGGGATACCTATTATGTAATCACTTCTCTGAATCACGTAGGTCATTTTGAAGAAATGGAACGGTATTTCAACTATATCACAGATATTTCTTTCAGAGATGATAAGCGTTATCAGCCTCTTTTTGGTATTGCCGGCGAACGTGTGCTGACAGAACGTATCCTGACCAACTTAAAAGGTTATATGGGCAATCAACCTGTACGTGTTGGAAATCAGGCATACGAACATATCCAAAACGATATTTACGGACAGGTATTAATCTCTATGCTGCCTTTATATACAGATAACAGGTTTGTATTCAGCGAACGCAAAGATTCTGCTATATGGCTTGATTATTTACTGACAAAAATTGAGCGCACCATAGATGAAAAAGATGCTGGTATATGGGAATTCAGGAATCTTGCCAATATGCATTGTTATACGAACCTGTTTCAGTGGGCAGGTGCCAAAGCCGCGTTAAAAATGGCCAGGACAATTGGTAACAAAGAGTTTGAGGAACGGGCAGGGCAGCTTATTGATCGTGCCGCAGTTCACATTGAAGCTTGCTATGACCCGGAAAGGAAAGTATACAATCATGCAGTTGGCAGTGCCCATCTCGATGCAAGCACTTTGCAGTTGATACTGATGAATTACCTTGACTCCGGTTCCCAGCGCGCAAAAGATCACCTGATTGCTTTAGAACAGGAGTTGAAAGGTGCAAATGGCCTGTTTTACCGTTACCGTCATACAGACGATTTTGGCAAGCCTAAAACAACTTTTCTGATCTGTGCATTCTGGTATGTAGAAGCTCTGGCCATAGTAGGCCGCCTGGATGATGCTGTCAGAGAGTTTGAGCTGCTCATTGGTTATGGCAATCATCTTGATCTTTTCGCAGAAGATGTAGATGAAAACGACGGCAGTCAATGGGGAAATTTCCCGCAGGCCTACAGTCATGTCGGACTGATGAATGCCGCGCATAGAATCGCTATTAAACTGGATAAGCCTGTTTTCTTATAG